One window of the Triticum dicoccoides isolate Atlit2015 ecotype Zavitan chromosome 3B, WEW_v2.0, whole genome shotgun sequence genome contains the following:
- the LOC119279100 gene encoding uncharacterized protein LOC119279100: MEDLATAIILLVKNGGAMKGGKVDQSGMRRRMSSCLSLILQPPTSSSSAAFRRAWSMPSIKALAAAGALQQWWELRLGWIITRKHSFTRALEMSVDVAAVLGCHCLSTLRHVFYKGRVNVHRLLGRDGLLLEGVFVQDFRCDCIYYDQNFNNGDIDARC; this comes from the coding sequence ATGGAGGATCTGGCCACCGCCATCATCCTCCTCGTGAAAAATGGGGGCGCAATGAAGGGCGGCAAGGTCGACCAGTCGGGGATGCGCCGGCGCATGTCGTCGTGCTTGTCACTGATCCTCCAGCCGCCAACTTCGTCGTCGTCCGCGGCATTCCGGCGTGCGTGGTCGATGCCATCGATCAAGGCGCTGGCGGCAGCAGGCGCGCTGCAGCAGTGGTGGGAGTTGAGACTTGGTTGGATCATTACCAGGAAACACTCCTTCACGCGTGCCCTCGAGATGAGCGTGGACGTGGCCGCCGTGCTCGGATGCCACTGCCTCAGCACGCTCCGACACGTCTTCTACAAGGGACGCGTCAATGTGCACCGCCTCCTGGGCCGCGACGGCCTCCTGCTTGAAGGCGTCTTCGTGCAGGACTTCAGGTGCGACTGCATCTACTACGACCAGAACTTCAACAATGGAGACATCGACGCCAGATGCTAG